A stretch of the Rosa rugosa chromosome 5, drRosRugo1.1, whole genome shotgun sequence genome encodes the following:
- the LOC133709753 gene encoding uncharacterized protein LOC133709753 codes for MATPSSSSIPNHDVYSAMATPSPPLNFRTILTESRRIINAYSRHFWALSIVFLLPISVSSFVYPTLQNLIAELFRISNFDQPSLPTKTLLLALAFALFVFVFSLFAIGSITYSVFHGFYGRPVKFISAVQSVKVSFWPVLGTVLASHIVFLLVVLVAGLFLFLVVGGFEMVGLEMEFSSPYFVGLCVVVAIPLLLVLLYLQVNWTLAGVVAVLEPRWGFNALSRSANLIKGMRGVALSLMVFFGAWTGILGFYVSKSELDLNGATTDGWMNWMSLASVYLILYFSMGHMLALLYHAAANTVLYMYCKTVHGELALEIGEKFATEYVSLPFDDGKVPHVVSVANVP; via the coding sequence ATGGCAACTCCGTCAAGTTCTTCCATACCAAACCACGACGTTTATTCCGCCATGGCAACTCCGTCTCCACCCCTAAACTTCCGGACAATCCTCACCGAATCGAGGCGCATCATCAACGCCTACTCCCGCCACTTCTGGGCTCTCTCCATCGTCTTCCTCCTCCCCATCTCCGTCTCCTCCTTTGTCTACCCAACTCTCCAAAACCTCATCGCCGAATTGTTCAGGATTTCCAACTTTGACCAACCCTCTCTTCCCACCAAGACCCTACTCCTCGCTCTCGCTTTCGCCctcttcgtcttcgtcttctCTCTCTTCGCTATCGGCTCAATCACGTACAGCGTCTTCCACGGCTTCTATGGCCGCCCGGTCAAGTTCATATCGGCTGTCCAATCCGTCAAGGTTTCGTTCTGGCCAGTATTGGGTACTGTTCTTGCTTCCCACATCGTGTTTTTATTGGTTGTTCTTGTTGCTGGGCTGTTCTTGTTCTTGGTGGTTGGAGGTTTTGAGATGGTTGGCCTCGAAATGGAGTTCTCTTCGCCTTATTTCGTTGGGCTCTGTGTTGTGGTTGCGATTCCTCTGTTGCTGGTTTTGTTGTATCTTCAAGTGAATTGGACTCTGGCTGGTGTAGTTGCTGTCCTCGAACCGCGTTGGGGGTTTAACGCATTGAGTCGGAGTGCGAATTTGATCAAGGGAATGCGAGGGGTGGCGTTGTCTTTGATGGTGTTTTTCGGGGCGTGGACTGGGATTTTGGGGTTCTACGTCTCGAAATCTGAGTTGGATTTGAATGGGGCTACTACTGATGGGTGGATGAATTGGATGAGTTTGGCATCTGTTTATCTGATTTTGTATTTTTCGATGGGTCATATGCTGGCACTGCTCTATCATGCTGCTGCGAATACGGTGTTGTATATGTATTGCAAGACTGTTCATGGAGAGCTTGCGTTGGAGATTGGTGAAAAGTTTGCGACCGAGTATGTGAGCCTGCCTTTCGATGATGGAAAAGTTCCTCATGTTGTTTCGGTTGCCAATGTTCCATGA
- the LOC133708229 gene encoding probable protein S-acyltransferase 22 yields the protein MRKHGWQLPYHPLQVVAVAVFLALAFAFYVFFAPFVGKKIFQYIVIGLYTPLITCVFSLYIWCAAADPADPGVFRSKKYLNIPANEKHPRSKDSKLCGESTSSMHEANDVTVGGRPLDKDALGKLGTSKASNSDIEVKGASSENSSCLMLLFSPCAYICDCSGSSEESSLHHMSEEGMFYCSLCEVEVFKYSKHCRVCDKCVDSFDHHCRWLNNCIGKKNYRQFFTLMVTSLLLLILQWSTGIFVLICCIIERKHISVDISTKLGSSFSLVPFVIVVAVCTLLAMIATLPLAQLFFFHILLIKKGISTYDYIIALREQEQEQQGVGGQHSPQMSPASSLTGLSSASSFTTFHRNAWCTPPRLFLEDQFDVVPPETGSVSSYGKKMVGEEPTKKKNTGTVKISPWTLARLNAEEVSKAAAEARKKSKILQPVRRDAPFRLERDNSFGSSGRRMVPKPDNNRRRTTKRVRLPADLPVEALTKGTAKAVDKGFTETSTSLAPLQLEARSAFQTSRAMSSSIGIAASSPESSLDSPDIHPFRVSSSGAEEARRLTGLPAAIAAAQKGIPLSRSTSDGGYDASGGEDSDRVPPRNVERSTANWSSLLFGSEQDERVVKQKAASSSLANSRKL from the exons ATGAGGAAGCATGGATGGCAGCTCCCTTATCATCCTCTtcag GTGGTGGCTGTAGCTGTGTTTCTGGCTTTGGCCTTTGCTTTTTATGTCTTCTTTGCTCCTTTTGTCGGGAAGAAGATTTTCCAGTATATTGTGATCGGCCTCTACACTCCTCTT aTTACATGTGTCTTCAGCCTATATATATGGTGTGCAGCTGCTGATCCCGCAGATCCAGGAGTTTTTAGGTCAAAGAAATATCTCAATATTCCAGCCAATGAAAAGCATCCTAGAAGCAAAGATTCTAAACTTTGTGGGGAATCAACATCATCGATGCATGAAGCTAATGATGTGACAGTTGGAGGAAGACCTCTGGATAAGGATGCACTTGGCAAACTTGGTACTTCAAAAGCGTCCAACAGTGATATTGAAGTGAAGGGTGCTTCCTCAGAAAATTCGTCTTGCTTAATGTTGCTTTTCTCTCCATGTGCTTATATCTGTGATTGCTCCGGATCAAGTGAAGAATCTTCATTGCACCACATGAGTGAAGAAGGCATGTTCTATTGCAGTTTGTGTGAAGTTGAG GTTTTCAAGTACAGCAAGCACTGCAGGGTTTGTGACAAATGTGTTGACAGTTTTGATCATCACTGCAGG TGGCTCAACAACTGTATTGGAAAAAAGAATTATCGACAATTTTTCACCCTTATGGTTACTTCTCTCCTCTTG CTAATCTTACAATGGTCAACTGGAATCTTTGTGCTTATCTGCTGTATTATTGAGAGGAAGCACATCTCTGTGGATATATCTACAAAGTTGGGAAGCAGCTTTTCTTTGGTGCCTTTCGTCATTGTCGTG GCAGTGTGCACCCTTTTGGCTATGATTGCAACCCTGCCACTTGCTCAACTTTTCTTTTTCCACATCCTCCTTATAAAGAAG GGAATCAGCACATATGATTACATCATTGCTTTAAGGGAGCAGGAGCAAGAGCAACAAGGAGTTGGGGGTCAGCACAGTCCCCAAATGTCTCCTGCAAGCTCACTTACTGGATTAAGCAGTGCAAGCTCCTTTACTACCTTTCACCGAAATGCATGGTGTACACCTCCGCGACTGTTCCTTGAAGATCAG TTTGATGTTGTACCCCCTGAGACTGGATCTGTTAGCTCATACGGAAAAAAGATGGTGGGAGAGGAACCAACTAAGAAGAAGAATACTGGAACGGTAAAGATCAGTCCGTGGACTCTGGCAAGATTAAATGCAGAAGAGGTATCAAAAGCTGCTGCAGAGGCCAGAAAGAAGTCTAAGATCCTGCAGCCTGTGAGACGTGATGCTCCTTTTCGACTGGAAAGAGACAATAGCTTTGGCAGCAGTGGCCGCCGGATGGTTCCAAAGCCTGACAATAACAGAAGACGAACTACCAAGCGGGTGCGCCTCCCAGCTGACCTTCCTGTGGAGGCTTTAACAAAGGGCACAGCTAAAGCTGTTGATAAAGGTTTTACTGAGACATCGACTAGTTTGGCCCCTCTTCAGCTTGAAGCTCGGAGTGCTTTCCAAACAAGCCGAGCTATGTCAAGCTCCATAGGGATAGCAGCTTCTTCTCCTGAGAGCAGTTTAGACTCACCTGATATCCATCCCTTCCGGGTATCCTCATCAGGAGCAGAAGAGGCAAGGCGGCTAACAGGTCTGCCTGCCGCTATTGCAGCTGCTCAGAAGGGAATCCCACTGTCAAGGTCAACTAGTGATGGTGGATATGACGCATCTGGTGGAGAAGATAGTGACAGGGTTCCTCCCAGAAATGTTGAAAGATCAACAGCAAACTGGAGTAGCCTTCTCTTTGGCTCTGAACAGGATGAGAGGGTTGTCAAACAGAAAGCAGCATCTTCTAGCCTGGCTAACAGTAGAAAGCTCTGA
- the LOC133711091 gene encoding uncharacterized protein LOC133711091: MATPSPPLNLWTFLTESKRILTESKRIINAHSRHFLALSVVFLLPISFSSVVYPTLHNLIADRIPHNSQKFFLSIDQPSSLPTTKTLLVALAFALFVFVLSLFALGSITYSVFHGFYGRPVKFISAVRSVKVSFWPVLGTVLASHIVFLLVVLVAGLFLFLVVGVFEMVGLEMEFASPYFVGLCFVVAISVLLVLLYLQVNWTLAGVVAVVEPRWGFNALSRSANLIQGMRGVALSLVLFFGALSGILGFCSTVSELGLDGATDGWRNWKSLAFVLQIVVFSTAHMLVLLYHAAANTVLYMYCKAVHGELALEIAQEFASEYVSLPFDDGKVPHLVSVAYVR; the protein is encoded by the coding sequence ATGGCAACTCCGTCTCCACCCCTAAACCTCTGGACCTTCCTCACCGAATCGAAGCGCATCCTCACCGAATCGAAGCGCATCATCAACGCCCACTCCCGCCACTTCTTGGCCCTCTCCGTCGTCTTCCTCCTCCccatctccttctcctccgTCGTCTACCCAACTCTCCACAACCTCATCGCCGATCGTATACCGCACAATTCCCAAAAATTCTTCTTAAGTATTGACCAACCCTCCTCCCTCCCCACCACCAAGACCCTACTCGTCGCTCTCGCTTTCGCCCTCTTCGTCTTcgtcctctctctcttcgcTCTCGGCTCAATCACCTACAGCGTCTTCCACGGCTTCTATGGCCGCCCGGTCAAGTTCATATCCGCTGTCCGATCCGTCAAGGTTTCGTTCTGGCCAGTTTTGGGTACTGTTCTTGCTTCCCACATCGTGTTTTTGTTGGTTGTTCTTGTTGCTGGGCTGTTCTTGTTCTTGGTGGTTGGAGTCTTTGAGATGGTTGGGCTCGAAATGGAGTTCGCTTCGCCTTATTTCGTTGGGCTCTGTTTTGTGGTTGCCATCTCTGTGTTGCTGGTTTTGTTGTATCTTCAAGTGAATTGGACTCTAGCCGGTGTAGTCGCTGTGGTCGAACCGCGTTGGGGGTTTAACGCATTGAGTCGGAGTGCGAATCTGATCCAGGGAATGCGAGGGGTGGCGTTGTCGTTGGTGCTGTTTTTCGGGGCGTTGTCTGGGATTCTAGGATTCTGCAGCACGGTTTCGGAGTTGGGTTTGGATGGGGCTACTGATGGCTGGAGGAATTGGAAGAGTCTGGCATTTGTGTTGCAGATTGTGGTGTTTTCGACGGCTCATATGCTGGTACTGCTCTATCATGCTGCTGCGAATACGGTGCTGTATATGTATTGCAAGGCTGTGCATGGAGAGCTTGCATTGGAAATTGCTCAAGAGTTTGCGAGCGAGTATGTGAGCCTGCCTTTCGATGATGGAAAAGTTCCTCATCTTGTTTCGGTTGCCTATGTtcgatga
- the LOC133711090 gene encoding uncharacterized protein LOC133711090 has protein sequence MLIYREGKNSCNWNRPVVFKELAAVSFAKAQETAGTDQFVVWLVKELQGTDFWKLRRAYSPGIQEYVEAATFCKFCRTGTLLNLDEMNATLLPLSDPSLEPLQINALNYLLGLADLTGELMRLAIGRISDGEVEFAEDMCKFVREIYRELTLVVPFMDDSNDMKTKMDTMLQSVMKIENACFSVHVRGSEYMPLLGSEDPTSFLLGVPSVDI, from the coding sequence ATGCTAATTTACAGAGAAGGGAAGAATTCCTGCAATTGGAATAGGCCGGTTGTCTTCAAAGAACTGGCAGCGGTAAGCTTTGCCAAAGCTCAGGAAACTGCCGGGACGGATCAGTTCGTGGTCTGGCTGGTTAAAGAGCTTCAAGGGACTGATTTTTGGAAGCTACGACGAGCATACTCGCCTGGGATACAAGAGTACGTTGAAGCTGCAACCTTCTGTAAATTCTGTAGGACCGGGACtcttttgaatcttgatgagATGAATGCTACTTTGCTACCACTCAGTGATCCGTCTCTTGAGCCTTTGCAGATCAATGCCCTTAACTATCTCTTAGGGCTTGCAGATTTGACTGGAGAGCTGATGCGGTTGGCAATTGGTCGAATTTCAGATGGTGAAGTTGAATTTGCTGAGGACATGTGTAAGTTTGTGCGTGAAATTTACAGGGAACTGACCCTAGTTGTCCCCTTTATGGATGATAGTAATGACATGAAGACGAAAATGGATACAATGCTTCAAAGTGTAATGAAGATAGAGAATGCTTGCTTCAGTGTTCATGTTAGAGGATCAGAGTATATGCCTCTACTTGGCTCCGAGGATCCAACTTCCTTTTTATTGGGAGTGCCCAGTGTTGATATATGA
- the LOC133710431 gene encoding protein VERNALIZATION 3-like encodes MLKTMPRARDREPLVVGRVIGDVLDPFTKSVSLRMTYSNNREVTSGCELKPSHVVNRPRVEMGGDDLRTFYTLVMVDPDAPSPSDPNLKEYLHWLVTDIPATTAASFGRELVSYETPRPAMGIHRFVSVLFRQLGRQTVYAPEWRQNFNTRQFAENYNLGSPVAAVYYNCQRESGSGGRRV; translated from the exons ATGCTTAAAACTATGCCTAGGGCTAGAGATCGGGAGCCACTTGTTGTCGGGAGAGTGATCGGAGATGTTCTAGACCCGTTTACGAAGTCTGTGTCTTTGAGGATGACTTACAGTAATAACAGGGAGGTTACCAGTGGTTGTGAGCTTAAACCTTCTCATGTTGTTAACCGACCTCGCGTTGAGATGGGGGGAGATGATCTTAGGACTTTCTACACTCTG GTCATGGTAGATCCTGATGCACCCAGTCCAAGTGATCCCAACCTCAAGGAATATTTGCATTG GTTGGTGACTGATATTCCAGCAACAACTGCAGCAAGCTTTG GCCGAGAGCTTGTGAGCTATGAAACTCCACGGCCAGCGATGGGGATCCATCGCTTTGTTTCAGTTTTGTTTCGCCAATTGGGTAGGCAAACAGTATATGCTCCAGAATGGCGCCAAAATTTTAACACCAGACAGTTTGCTGAGAACTATAATCTTGGATCACCGGTGGCCGCTGTCTATTATAACTGCCAAAGGGAGAGCGGCTCTGGTGGAAGGAGAGTATAG
- the LOC133710142 gene encoding uncharacterized protein LOC133710142, with amino-acid sequence MESYRQQKIQKLEEFVDGRLKPDLVQTIAQRDKVFEKQKVFSDLRKNIENLEKNSVTSLRTMVNLGSEVYMQAEVPDARHIFVDVGLGFHVEFTWSEALNYISQREEKLEREIEDYTNRIASIKSHIKMVCEGIRELLQLPAEKPVPELNF; translated from the exons ATGGAGAGCTACCGACAACAAAAGATACAGAAATTGGAGGAGTTCGTCGATGGCCGCCTCAAACCTGACCTTGTTCAAACCATCGCTCAAcg GGACAAGGTGTTTGAAAAGCAAAAAGTTTT CTCGGATTTGCGAAAGAACATTGAGAACTTGGAGAAAAATAGTGTAACCAGTCTTAGGACGATGGTAAATCTTGGTTCTGAAGTTTATATGCAAGCTGAAGT GCCAGATGCGCGACACATATTTGTAGATGTTGGACTTGGATTCCATGTGGAATTTACCTGGTCTGAAGCTTTGAATTACATATCTCAAAGAGAAGAAAAGTTAGAGAG GGAAATTGAAGATTATACCAACCGCATTGCCTCGATTAAATCCCACATAAAGATG GTATGTGAAGGGATTCGGGAATTACTCCAGCTTCCAGCAGAGAAACCTGTGCCAGAGCTCAACTTTTGA